The following are from one region of the Natronosporangium hydrolyticum genome:
- a CDS encoding ABC transporter permease gives MTDVAEQTGAAAGYRPGRTLRVAAEWRRQARRRRTQLLLAFMVALPLIILAAFEIGGDEGDEEPGAPAGAFGSLVDLATSGGLNFALFTIAVSAGFLMVVVVALCFGDSVSSEASWGSLRYLLAAPVPRSRLLAVKLVVAAGYSALAIGVLAGTALLAGTLRYGWQPLRSGLAAELAPAEGFGRLLLVLGYIAVTLLVTAALAFLLSVYTDAPLGAVGGAVLLYILSSILDQITALGGLRTVLPTHYTDAWLGLLATPVQWDDAVSGAISALLYATGFAALAWWRFTTRDIVS, from the coding sequence ATGACCGATGTTGCGGAGCAGACCGGGGCGGCGGCCGGCTACCGGCCGGGCCGGACGCTGAGGGTGGCGGCGGAGTGGCGCCGGCAGGCGCGCCGGCGCCGGACTCAGCTGCTGCTGGCGTTCATGGTGGCGCTGCCGCTGATCATCCTGGCCGCGTTTGAGATCGGTGGGGACGAGGGGGACGAGGAGCCGGGTGCGCCCGCCGGGGCGTTCGGCAGCCTGGTGGATCTGGCCACCAGCGGCGGCCTCAACTTCGCCCTCTTCACGATCGCGGTCTCGGCCGGGTTCTTGATGGTTGTGGTGGTGGCGCTGTGCTTCGGCGATTCGGTGTCGAGCGAGGCGAGCTGGGGGTCGTTGCGGTATCTGCTGGCGGCCCCGGTGCCCCGGTCGCGGCTGTTGGCGGTGAAGCTGGTGGTGGCGGCGGGCTACAGCGCGCTGGCGATCGGGGTGCTCGCCGGTACGGCGCTGCTGGCGGGGACGTTGCGGTACGGCTGGCAGCCGTTGCGCAGCGGCCTGGCGGCGGAGCTGGCGCCGGCCGAGGGGTTCGGCCGGCTGCTGCTGGTGCTCGGCTATATCGCGGTGACGCTGCTGGTGACCGCGGCGTTGGCGTTTCTGCTCTCGGTCTACACCGACGCGCCGCTGGGCGCGGTCGGTGGGGCGGTGTTGCTCTACATCTTGTCGAGCATCCTGGATCAGATCACCGCGCTGGGTGGGCTGCGGACGGTGCTGCCGACGCATTACACGGACGCCTGGCTGGGGCTGTTGGCGACGCCGGTGCAGTGGGACGACGCGGTGTCGGGCGCGATCTCGGCGTTGCTCTACGCGACCGGGTTCGCGGCGCTGGCCTGGTGGCGGTTCACCACCCGCGACATCGTCTCCTAA
- the thrC gene encoding threonine synthase, translated as MTVATPAPTADFTGSPARVLVCRGCGTEYPLAAQHACWECFGPLEIGYDPAALAQVTREQIAAGPPNIWRYAGLLPAGLDPADRVSLDPGFTPLVRADALAAELGLRAPVWVKDDSANPTHSFKDRVVSVALTAAKRLGFTRFACASTGNLANSVAAHAARAGVPSMVFIPADLEAGKVVTTAVYGGDLVAIDGSYDDVNRLCSELVETEEFEDTAFVNVNVRPYYAEGSRTLGFEVAEQLGWRIPEQVVIPMASGELLTKIDKAFSELVEAGLVEPPAGGWRVFGAQSAGCNPIVTALAAGVDEVTPVKPTGIAKSLNIGDPAAGPYALAAVRRTGGWMAEADDDEIREGIRALARTTGIFAETAGGVTVAALRTLVKEGRLDPAAETVVFNTGDGLKTLDAVAGLVGPTYRVKPSLKGLRAAGVMG; from the coding sequence ATGACTGTCGCCACGCCAGCCCCCACCGCTGACTTCACCGGCTCGCCCGCCCGCGTCCTGGTCTGTCGCGGCTGCGGCACCGAATACCCGCTCGCGGCCCAGCACGCCTGTTGGGAATGTTTCGGCCCGCTGGAGATCGGCTACGACCCGGCCGCGCTGGCCCAGGTCACCCGGGAGCAGATCGCCGCTGGCCCGCCCAACATCTGGCGGTACGCCGGGCTGCTGCCGGCCGGTCTCGACCCGGCCGACCGGGTCTCGCTCGACCCGGGGTTCACCCCACTGGTACGCGCCGACGCGCTCGCCGCCGAGCTGGGCCTGCGGGCTCCGGTGTGGGTGAAGGACGACTCGGCGAACCCGACCCACTCGTTCAAGGACCGGGTGGTCTCGGTGGCGTTGACCGCCGCCAAGCGGCTCGGGTTCACCCGCTTCGCCTGCGCCTCCACCGGCAACCTGGCGAACTCGGTCGCCGCCCACGCCGCCCGCGCCGGGGTGCCGTCGATGGTCTTCATCCCCGCCGATCTGGAGGCGGGCAAGGTGGTGACCACCGCCGTCTACGGCGGCGACCTGGTGGCGATCGACGGCTCGTACGACGATGTCAACCGGCTCTGCAGCGAACTCGTGGAGACCGAGGAGTTCGAGGACACCGCCTTCGTCAACGTGAACGTGCGGCCGTACTACGCCGAGGGTTCCCGCACCCTCGGCTTCGAGGTGGCGGAGCAGCTCGGCTGGCGGATCCCGGAGCAGGTGGTGATCCCGATGGCGAGCGGCGAGCTGCTGACCAAGATCGACAAGGCGTTCAGTGAGCTGGTGGAGGCTGGGCTGGTGGAGCCGCCGGCCGGTGGTTGGCGGGTCTTCGGCGCGCAGTCGGCCGGCTGCAACCCGATCGTGACCGCGCTGGCGGCCGGGGTGGACGAGGTCACGCCGGTCAAGCCCACCGGCATCGCCAAGTCACTCAACATCGGTGACCCGGCCGCCGGCCCGTACGCGTTGGCGGCGGTGCGGCGCACCGGCGGCTGGATGGCGGAGGCGGACGATGACGAGATTCGGGAGGGGATCCGGGCGCTGGCCCGCACCACCGGGATCTTCGCCGAGACCGCCGGCGGGGTGACGGTGGCGGCGTTGCGCACGCTGGTCAAGGAGGGTCGGCTCGACCCGGCGGCGGAGACGGTGGTCTTCAACACCGGCGACGGCCTGAAGACGCTCGACGCGGTCGCCGGGCTGGTCGGGCCGACCTACCGGGTGAAGCCGTCGTTGAAGGGTTTGCGGGCAGCCGGTGTGATGGGCTGA
- a CDS encoding GNAT family N-acetyltransferase: MQPEISPLDPADQPTVDAIQQLRVAVEAVTVPDFPPPCPVEFRASLTHQVSFHRTERYVARLDGVPAGYLTIGLPQRENQEGASVGLAVHPDHRRRGVGRALHAHLIQRLAELGRKRYYADTVASLPDGPERLVAGAEFATAMGAKAALPEVRRRLDLTTVPEQVWRELGASARSAAAGYQVVTWQDRTPDEYAADAGYLDGRLISDAPTGDLVLDAPVIDVSRLREKEAMLAAYQLRSYSAGAVHEQTGRLVALTTIGRQHNAPWHAWQWITLVDPEHRGHRLGALVKVANLQFALAHEPQLRVVDTWNAAVNEHMISINEAMGFRPVDRWVSWQQEV, translated from the coding sequence ATGCAACCCGAGATCTCTCCGCTCGACCCGGCCGACCAGCCCACGGTCGACGCGATCCAACAGCTGCGGGTGGCGGTCGAGGCGGTCACCGTGCCGGACTTCCCGCCGCCGTGTCCGGTGGAGTTTCGCGCCTCGCTGACCCACCAGGTGAGTTTCCACCGCACCGAGCGATATGTGGCCCGGCTCGATGGCGTGCCGGCGGGCTATCTGACGATCGGCCTGCCGCAGCGCGAGAATCAGGAGGGCGCGTCGGTCGGGCTCGCCGTCCACCCGGACCATCGCCGGCGCGGCGTCGGTCGCGCCCTGCACGCGCACCTGATCCAGCGGCTGGCCGAGCTCGGCCGGAAGCGCTATTACGCCGACACGGTGGCGAGCCTGCCGGACGGGCCGGAGCGGCTGGTCGCCGGGGCCGAGTTCGCCACCGCGATGGGTGCGAAGGCGGCGTTGCCGGAGGTGCGCCGCCGCCTCGACCTGACCACCGTGCCGGAGCAGGTGTGGCGGGAGCTGGGTGCGTCGGCCCGGTCGGCCGCCGCCGGCTACCAGGTGGTCACCTGGCAGGACCGGACCCCGGACGAGTACGCCGCCGACGCCGGCTACCTGGACGGGCGGCTGATCTCCGACGCCCCGACCGGGGATCTGGTGTTGGACGCGCCGGTGATCGATGTCTCCCGGCTCCGGGAGAAGGAAGCCATGCTCGCGGCGTACCAGCTGCGGAGCTACTCGGCCGGGGCGGTGCACGAGCAGACCGGTCGGCTGGTGGCGCTGACCACGATCGGCCGGCAACACAATGCGCCCTGGCATGCCTGGCAGTGGATCACGCTGGTGGATCCGGAGCACCGGGGTCACCGGCTCGGCGCGCTGGTCAAGGTGGCGAATCTGCAGTTCGCGTTGGCGCATGAGCCGCAGCTGCGGGTGGTCGACACCTGGAACGCGGCGGTGAACGAGCACATGATCTCGATCAACGAGGCGATGGGGTTCCGGCCGGTGGACCGGTGGGTGAGCTGGCAGCAGGAGGTCTGA
- a CDS encoding winged helix-turn-helix domain-containing protein, translating into MASSRRPATEAEAKALASGLRLRILRACLDQPLTNREIAERLDLNPGTALHHVRQLVATGFLDPQPARRGRRGAREVPYLATGKSWTLDVREEQDRFGAPATFMIEAFLAEVAQVPDRSDIVASRLGLRLTEAEYEQLTAQLAEWLEQLASQPRRPEGRPYSMFVAIHPDAGRQ; encoded by the coding sequence ATGGCCAGCTCCCGGCGACCCGCCACCGAGGCCGAGGCGAAGGCGCTCGCCTCCGGACTGCGGCTACGGATCCTGCGTGCCTGCCTCGACCAGCCGCTGACCAACCGGGAGATCGCCGAACGGCTCGACCTCAACCCCGGCACCGCACTGCACCACGTACGGCAGCTGGTAGCGACCGGCTTCCTCGACCCGCAACCGGCCCGCCGCGGCCGCCGCGGCGCCCGCGAGGTCCCCTACCTGGCGACCGGCAAGTCCTGGACCCTCGACGTCCGGGAAGAGCAGGACCGGTTCGGCGCGCCGGCGACCTTCATGATCGAAGCGTTCCTGGCCGAAGTCGCGCAGGTCCCCGACCGCTCCGACATCGTCGCGTCGCGACTGGGGCTACGACTCACCGAGGCCGAGTACGAGCAGCTGACGGCCCAGCTCGCCGAGTGGCTGGAGCAACTCGCGTCGCAGCCCCGCCGGCCGGAGGGGCGGCCCTACTCGATGTTCGTGGCGATCCACCCCGACGCCGGCCGGCAGTGA
- a CDS encoding MFS transporter has translation MRTPSLGLLADPDYRRLFASTSVSQFGFQITQLALPLVAIMALAASPFQVGLLTALSTASFLLLGLPAGAWVDRWRRRTVLIVGDLGRAVVLITVPVAWWAGVLTMSQLYVVAFLLGTFTVFFDVAYQSYLPHLVGRPNLVEGNSKLESVRALAQLGGPALAGQLIRWLTAPVALLLDAVAMAASAIFVARIRKPEPKPAPRPDAHLLREIGEGLRFVLGHRLLRPIAATTGTANLFGAAAMAVTLLFLERELGLNAGTIGLVITVASGGGLLGAIYARRLAGRFGQGPTIWAAIAFTAPFQLLMPLVAAPGWRLWVAAAGGFVASFGVVVYNVTQVSFRQSITPDALLGRMNATIRFLVWGTLPIGGLLGGVLGELLGIRGALLAATVASCFAFLPAFCSPLRGMRRLPEPDDPVTVDAVS, from the coding sequence GTGCGTACGCCATCCCTCGGGCTACTCGCTGATCCGGACTATCGACGGCTCTTCGCCTCGACCTCGGTCAGCCAGTTCGGTTTCCAGATCACCCAACTCGCGCTTCCGCTGGTGGCGATCATGGCGCTGGCGGCGAGCCCGTTCCAGGTCGGCCTGCTGACCGCGCTGAGCACCGCCTCGTTCCTGTTGCTCGGCCTGCCGGCCGGGGCGTGGGTGGACCGGTGGCGGCGGCGGACCGTGCTGATCGTCGGTGACCTGGGGCGGGCGGTGGTGCTGATCACCGTGCCGGTGGCCTGGTGGGCCGGGGTGCTGACGATGAGCCAGCTCTATGTGGTCGCGTTCCTGCTCGGCACCTTTACGGTCTTCTTCGATGTCGCGTACCAGAGCTACCTGCCCCACCTGGTGGGCCGGCCCAACCTGGTGGAGGGTAACTCCAAACTGGAGTCAGTTCGGGCGCTCGCCCAGCTGGGCGGCCCTGCGCTGGCCGGGCAGCTGATCCGGTGGCTCACCGCGCCGGTGGCGCTGCTGCTCGACGCGGTGGCGATGGCGGCCTCGGCGATCTTCGTGGCCCGGATCCGCAAGCCCGAGCCGAAGCCGGCGCCGCGGCCCGACGCCCACCTGCTACGGGAGATCGGCGAAGGGCTCCGGTTCGTGCTCGGGCACCGGCTCCTGCGGCCGATCGCGGCGACCACCGGCACCGCCAACCTGTTCGGCGCCGCCGCGATGGCGGTGACGCTGTTGTTCCTGGAGCGGGAGCTGGGCCTCAACGCCGGCACGATCGGGCTGGTGATCACCGTGGCGAGCGGCGGCGGGCTGCTCGGGGCGATCTACGCCCGCCGGCTCGCCGGCCGGTTCGGCCAGGGGCCGACGATCTGGGCGGCGATCGCGTTCACGGCGCCCTTCCAGCTGCTGATGCCGCTGGTCGCGGCGCCGGGGTGGCGGCTGTGGGTGGCGGCCGCGGGCGGGTTCGTCGCCTCGTTCGGGGTGGTGGTCTACAACGTCACCCAGGTGAGCTTCCGGCAGTCGATCACCCCCGATGCGTTGCTCGGCCGGATGAACGCGACCATCCGGTTTCTGGTCTGGGGGACGCTGCCGATCGGCGGGCTGCTCGGCGGCGTACTGGGCGAGCTGCTGGGCATCCGTGGCGCGCTGCTGGCGGCGACCGTCGCCAGCTGCTTCGCCTTCCTGCCCGCGTTCTGTTCGCCGCTGCGCGGTATGCGCCGGTTGCCGGAGCCCGACGATCCGGTCACGGTGGACGCCGTGAGCTGA
- the paaN gene encoding phenylacetic acid degradation protein PaaN, with amino-acid sequence MTENPLYTKHAETLARALTAIAERDYWSHYPESPSPKVYGEHAATEGKAAFEAYLGKPFPLDQPGDRVATEQSPFGIPLEIKYPHTDPETLITAATAALPGWRDAGPDARAGVCLEILDRLHQHVFELANAVHATSGQAFVMAFQAGGPHALDRGLEAVAYAYAEQTRHPATAVWSKPGKGAPLRMAKTFHVVPRGVALVVCCNTFPTWNSYPGLFASLATGNPVIVKPHPGAVLPLAVTVRYAREVLAEAGFDPNLVQLAAEATNEGLASTLATRPEVKIIDFTGSTAYGDWLEANARQAVVYTEKAGVNTVIVDSTDDFDGMCRNLAFSLSLYSGQMCTTPQNILVPAGGIDTDQGRKSFDEVATGIGEAVHKLAVVDPAKGVEIIGAIANQANQQRIDQARAAGEVVLDSIELTHPTYPAAVVRSPLLLKQRGDAEQVYGEEWFGPISFLVATDSTEASLAVFQRVVGARGALTAAVYSTDEQVLAEAERAAVAVGVNLSCNLTGGVFVNQSAAFSDFHATGANPAANAALTDGAYVANRFRVVQSRRHLAAE; translated from the coding sequence ATGACGGAGAACCCGCTATACACCAAGCATGCCGAGACCCTGGCTCGGGCGCTGACCGCGATCGCCGAGCGGGACTACTGGTCCCACTACCCCGAGTCGCCGAGCCCCAAGGTGTACGGTGAGCACGCCGCAACTGAGGGTAAGGCCGCGTTCGAGGCTTACCTGGGCAAACCATTCCCCTTGGACCAGCCCGGCGACCGGGTCGCCACCGAACAGAGCCCGTTCGGTATCCCGCTGGAGATCAAATACCCCCACACCGACCCCGAGACGCTGATCACCGCCGCGACCGCTGCGCTGCCGGGGTGGCGGGATGCCGGCCCGGATGCCCGCGCCGGTGTCTGCCTGGAGATCCTGGACCGGCTGCACCAACACGTCTTCGAGCTCGCCAACGCCGTTCACGCGACCAGCGGTCAGGCGTTCGTGATGGCTTTCCAGGCGGGTGGCCCGCACGCCCTCGACCGGGGTCTGGAGGCGGTCGCGTACGCGTACGCGGAGCAGACGCGGCACCCGGCGACCGCGGTCTGGAGCAAGCCCGGTAAGGGTGCCCCGCTGCGGATGGCTAAGACCTTCCACGTGGTGCCGCGCGGGGTGGCGCTGGTGGTCTGCTGCAACACCTTCCCGACCTGGAACTCGTACCCGGGGCTCTTCGCCTCGCTCGCCACCGGTAACCCGGTGATCGTCAAGCCGCACCCGGGCGCGGTGCTGCCGCTGGCGGTGACCGTCCGGTACGCCCGGGAGGTGCTTGCCGAGGCCGGGTTCGACCCGAATCTGGTGCAGCTGGCGGCGGAGGCGACCAACGAGGGTCTGGCCTCCACCTTGGCGACCCGCCCGGAGGTCAAGATCATCGACTTCACGGGCTCCACCGCGTACGGGGACTGGCTGGAGGCGAACGCCCGGCAGGCGGTGGTCTACACCGAGAAGGCCGGCGTCAACACCGTCATCGTCGACTCCACCGACGACTTCGACGGCATGTGCCGCAACCTCGCCTTCTCGCTCAGCCTCTACAGCGGCCAGATGTGCACCACCCCGCAGAACATCCTGGTGCCGGCCGGTGGGATCGATACCGACCAGGGCCGCAAGTCCTTCGACGAGGTGGCGACCGGGATCGGCGAAGCGGTGCACAAGCTGGCGGTGGTCGACCCGGCCAAGGGCGTGGAGATCATCGGGGCGATCGCGAACCAGGCGAACCAGCAGCGGATCGACCAGGCCCGCGCCGCCGGCGAGGTGGTCCTGGACTCGATCGAGCTGACCCACCCGACGTACCCGGCGGCGGTGGTGCGCTCGCCGCTGCTGCTCAAGCAGCGCGGCGACGCCGAGCAGGTGTACGGCGAGGAGTGGTTCGGGCCGATCTCCTTCCTGGTCGCCACCGACTCCACCGAGGCGAGTCTGGCGGTGTTCCAGCGCGTGGTGGGCGCCCGTGGCGCCCTGACCGCCGCCGTCTACAGCACCGACGAGCAGGTGCTCGCCGAGGCGGAGCGCGCGGCGGTGGCGGTCGGCGTCAACCTCTCATGCAACCTGACCGGCGGGGTCTTCGTGAACCAGTCGGCGGCCTTCTCCGACTTTCACGCCACCGGCGCCAATCCGGCGGCGAACGCGGCGCTCACCGACGGGGCGTACGTGGCGAACCGGTTCCGGGTGGTGCAGTCTCGCCGGCACCTTGCTGCGGAGTGA
- a CDS encoding cold-shock protein yields the protein MAQGTVKWFNSEKGYGFIAVDGGEDVFVHFSAIEMDGYKALDDGQRVEFEVVQGQKGPQAERVRLVG from the coding sequence GTGGCACAGGGCACGGTTAAGTGGTTCAACAGCGAGAAGGGCTACGGCTTCATCGCCGTAGACGGCGGCGAGGACGTCTTCGTCCACTTCTCGGCGATCGAGATGGATGGCTACAAGGCCCTCGACGACGGCCAGCGGGTCGAGTTCGAGGTGGTGCAGGGCCAGAAGGGTCCGCAGGCAGAGCGGGTGCGGCTGGTCGGGTAG
- the groL gene encoding chaperonin GroEL (60 kDa chaperone family; promotes refolding of misfolded polypeptides especially under stressful conditions; forms two stacked rings of heptamers to form a barrel-shaped 14mer; ends can be capped by GroES; misfolded proteins enter the barrel where they are refolded when GroES binds), producing the protein MAKMIAFDEEARRGLERGMNHLADAVKVTLGPKGRNVVLEKKWGAPTITNDGVSIAKEIELEEPYEKIGAELVKEVAKKTDDVAGDGTTTATVLAQALVREGLRNVAAGANPMALKRGIESAVANVAEELAKLAKDVETKEQIASVASISAGDESVGEIIAEAMDKVGKEGVITVEESNTFGLELELTEGMRFDKGYISPYFVTDTERMEAVLEDPYILIANSKISAVKDLLPVLEKVMQAGKPLLIIAEDLEGEALATLVVNKIRGTFKSVSVKAPGFGDRRKAMLQDIAILTGGQVISEEVGLKLESVGLEMLGRARKVQVTKDETTIVDGAGDADQIDGRVNQIRAEIENSDSDYDREKLQERLAKLAGGVAVIKIGAATEVELKERKHRVEDAVRAAKAGVEEGMVPGGGVALVQAGKTAFDKLELAGDEATGAQLVKFALDAPLRQIAVNAGLEGGVIVERVRNLEVGHGLNAATGEYVDMLGSGITDPAKVTRSALQNAASIAALFLTTEAVVADKPEKDKAPAGAPDAGGMDF; encoded by the coding sequence ATGGCCAAGATGATCGCGTTCGACGAGGAGGCGCGCCGCGGCCTAGAGCGGGGCATGAACCACCTCGCCGACGCCGTGAAGGTGACGTTGGGGCCCAAGGGTCGCAACGTCGTCCTCGAAAAGAAGTGGGGTGCGCCCACCATCACCAACGATGGGGTCAGCATCGCCAAGGAGATCGAGCTGGAGGAGCCGTACGAGAAGATCGGCGCCGAGCTCGTCAAAGAGGTCGCGAAGAAGACCGACGACGTCGCCGGTGACGGCACCACCACCGCAACCGTGCTCGCCCAGGCCCTGGTCCGGGAAGGGCTGCGCAACGTGGCCGCCGGCGCCAACCCGATGGCCCTGAAGCGGGGCATCGAGTCCGCCGTGGCCAACGTCGCCGAAGAGCTGGCCAAGCTCGCCAAGGACGTCGAGACCAAGGAGCAGATCGCCTCGGTGGCGTCGATCTCCGCGGGCGACGAGAGCGTCGGCGAGATCATCGCCGAGGCGATGGACAAGGTCGGCAAGGAAGGCGTCATCACCGTCGAGGAGAGCAACACCTTCGGGCTCGAGCTGGAGCTCACCGAGGGTATGCGCTTCGACAAGGGCTACATTTCGCCCTACTTCGTCACCGACACCGAGCGGATGGAAGCGGTCCTCGAGGACCCGTACATCCTGATCGCGAACAGCAAGATCTCCGCGGTCAAGGACCTGCTGCCGGTGCTGGAGAAGGTCATGCAGGCCGGCAAGCCGCTGCTGATCATCGCTGAGGACCTGGAGGGCGAGGCGCTCGCCACGCTGGTCGTCAACAAGATCCGCGGCACCTTCAAGTCGGTCTCGGTGAAGGCCCCCGGCTTCGGGGACCGCCGCAAGGCCATGCTGCAGGACATCGCCATCCTCACCGGTGGCCAGGTCATCAGCGAGGAGGTCGGGCTCAAGCTGGAGTCGGTCGGCCTCGAGATGCTGGGCCGGGCCCGCAAGGTGCAGGTCACCAAGGACGAGACCACCATCGTCGACGGTGCCGGCGACGCCGACCAGATCGACGGCCGGGTGAACCAGATCCGCGCCGAGATCGAGAACAGCGACTCCGACTACGACCGCGAGAAGCTGCAGGAGCGGCTGGCCAAGCTGGCCGGCGGCGTCGCGGTCATCAAGATCGGTGCCGCCACCGAGGTCGAGCTCAAGGAGCGCAAGCACCGGGTCGAGGACGCGGTACGCGCGGCCAAGGCCGGCGTCGAGGAGGGCATGGTCCCCGGCGGTGGGGTCGCGCTGGTGCAGGCCGGCAAGACCGCCTTCGACAAGCTCGAACTCGCCGGTGACGAGGCGACCGGTGCGCAGCTGGTGAAGTTCGCGCTGGACGCCCCGCTGCGGCAGATCGCGGTCAACGCCGGCCTCGAGGGCGGCGTGATCGTGGAGCGGGTCCGCAACCTCGAGGTGGGTCACGGCCTCAACGCCGCCACCGGTGAGTACGTGGACATGCTCGGCTCGGGCATCACCGACCCGGCGAAGGTGACCCGGTCGGCGCTGCAGAACGCCGCGTCGATCGCCGCCCTGTTCCTGACCACCGAAGCGGTGGTCGCGGACAAGCCGGAGAAGGACAAGGCCCCGGCGGGTGCGCCCGACGCCGGCGGGATGGACTTCTAA
- a CDS encoding glycerol-3-phosphate dehydrogenase/oxidase has protein sequence MRDPETSRFAAGRLSPARRKTDLDRLRSETFDVLVIGGGVTGAGAAVDAAARGLSVALVEARDLAAGTSSRSTKLIHGGLRYLEQAEFPLVHEALAERELLAGRLAPHLVRPVPILLPLPAKAWPVRAGLRAYYGAGVALYDAFAGLVGQGRVVPKHRHLSRAATRRLFPSLRPDATGGAIRFYDGQVDDARLVVTLARTAASLGAAVVTSTRVTDLRDDGEQITGARVRELESGEEIDVRARVVVAATGVWSDDLTKMLPRARPGLRVRASKGVHLMVSRSAISGEVGLLLRTPSSVLFALPWGGHWLIGTTDTDWELDRAHPAASAHDIGYLLNQLNQVLDRPLTEADIEGVYAGLRPLLAGEDEATSALSREHAVVAPMPGLLLVAGGKLTTYRVMAADVVDIAAQQLGVARRSSTARLPLLGADGYAAMWWDRAALAARFGVPVGVVEHLLERYGTLTPEVLAIAAADKELAAPLTGAPEYLAAEIVYAARTEAVVHLEDALTRRTRISIETPHRGEATARHAAQLLGAELGWSEAQVEREIAHYLTRVAAERESQRMPDDQTADAARLGAPDLRGPDQPVGEG, from the coding sequence GTGCGTGACCCGGAGACCTCCCGATTCGCCGCTGGCCGGCTGAGCCCGGCCCGGCGAAAGACTGATCTGGACCGGCTACGGTCCGAGACCTTCGACGTGCTGGTGATCGGCGGCGGTGTCACCGGCGCCGGCGCCGCAGTCGACGCCGCCGCGCGTGGCCTGTCGGTCGCGCTGGTAGAGGCCCGTGACTTGGCGGCCGGCACCTCCTCCCGATCCACCAAGCTCATTCACGGCGGGCTGCGCTACCTCGAACAAGCCGAGTTCCCGCTGGTCCACGAAGCGCTCGCGGAGCGGGAACTGCTGGCCGGCCGGCTCGCCCCCCATCTGGTCCGGCCGGTGCCGATCCTGCTGCCACTACCAGCCAAAGCCTGGCCGGTCCGGGCCGGCCTGCGCGCCTACTACGGGGCCGGGGTCGCGCTCTACGACGCCTTCGCCGGGCTGGTCGGGCAGGGACGGGTGGTGCCGAAGCACCGGCACCTGTCCCGGGCCGCCACCCGCCGACTCTTCCCCAGCCTGCGGCCGGACGCCACCGGCGGCGCCATCCGCTTCTACGACGGCCAGGTCGACGACGCCCGGCTGGTCGTGACGCTCGCCCGGACCGCAGCCAGCCTCGGCGCCGCGGTGGTGACCAGCACCCGGGTGACCGACCTGCGCGACGACGGGGAGCAGATCACCGGCGCCCGGGTGCGGGAGCTGGAGAGCGGCGAGGAGATCGATGTCCGCGCCCGGGTGGTGGTCGCGGCGACCGGAGTGTGGAGCGACGATCTCACCAAGATGCTGCCCCGGGCCCGGCCTGGGCTGCGGGTGAGGGCGAGCAAGGGCGTCCATCTGATGGTCTCCCGGTCGGCGATCTCCGGCGAGGTGGGGCTGCTGCTGCGGACGCCCAGCTCGGTGCTGTTCGCGCTGCCGTGGGGTGGCCACTGGCTGATCGGCACCACCGACACCGACTGGGAGCTGGACCGGGCCCACCCGGCCGCCTCCGCGCACGACATCGGGTACCTGCTCAATCAGCTCAACCAGGTGCTGGACCGGCCGCTGACCGAGGCCGACATCGAAGGCGTGTACGCCGGGCTGCGACCGCTGCTGGCCGGCGAGGACGAGGCGACCTCGGCGCTCTCCCGAGAGCACGCCGTGGTGGCGCCGATGCCGGGGCTGCTGCTGGTGGCCGGCGGCAAGCTGACCACCTACCGGGTGATGGCCGCGGATGTGGTGGACATCGCGGCGCAGCAGCTCGGGGTGGCCCGGCGGTCGAGCACCGCCCGGCTGCCGTTGCTCGGCGCCGACGGCTACGCCGCGATGTGGTGGGACCGGGCGGCGCTGGCGGCCCGGTTCGGCGTACCGGTGGGCGTGGTGGAGCACCTGCTGGAGCGTTACGGCACGCTGACCCCGGAGGTGCTGGCGATCGCGGCCGCGGATAAGGAGCTGGCGGCGCCGCTGACTGGTGCCCCGGAGTATCTGGCCGCGGAGATCGTCTACGCGGCGCGGACGGAGGCGGTGGTGCACCTGGAGGATGCGCTGACCCGCCGGACCCGGATCTCGATCGAGACCCCGCATCGGGGCGAGGCGACCGCCCGGCACGCGGCGCAGCTGCTCGGCGCCGAGCTCGGATGGTCGGAAGCGCAGGTCGAGCGGGAGATCGCGCACTACCTGACCCGGGTGGCCGCGGAGCGGGAGTCGCAGCGGATGCCCGACGACCAGACCGCCGACGCGGCCCGGCTGGGCGCGCCCGACCTGCGCGGGCCGGACCAGCCGGTCGGCGAGGGGTGA